The Linepithema humile isolate Giens D197 chromosome 2, Lhum_UNIL_v1.0, whole genome shotgun sequence genome has a segment encoding these proteins:
- the LOC105668896 gene encoding putative leucine-rich repeat-containing protein DDB_G0290503 isoform X3 yields the protein MLSPTPSIDRPRLHPGTGYLIAPRVPRGLAAVVEGLTREVLRHRPEDIYVFAAHHFEKLLKLREQYHTEEYSGREYNHEFSTREFNLWPTKETKEIRKSPNSSWSLEKEVEIIENRKKVSNNAAESRENVSTDRENRKASKQTCSKDPSTTKRISKKLKENETTSEARATRIISHMSALHGPGKNIQTKDIKQELRKNKISGDKAKATNGAEKGVRGERRSKTRVSKSDKSAEEEADRATTSTTTTSSSRTSARRPLKKVRRIETESETETEREVAAKLENNRSSVKSNSASCETIARTGSGERRSEARLSAHSFERKVSSRALSMDRIRAYVLRKFASTASLEVLRSPTYVEQVQEVIDRAAPIIKEKLEEIRRPRGKRSRSVDLAWNDESFRQDVRDGRKRSVNEEEAGARKKSGNESESDAKKEENERSVGKDEVILNAEGEKKKARKSSGSGKRSRRRKNNSHGDFEVVDQVDSSSKHSDKSEQESDATRDTLEARLTATQNILEDISKSTCELGGARKIDSAASEPAESEVSDHVNISLPVVRPPSSRNSKSATKNGSDNLTLPPISPEAPKSTKKKDDLSLPVLPAANGNHSARKSQEQDVSKDAEEASTTRDITSDIEDTAILPEDVIVDAQKDSSNDRQDLISDVKIIDEEKRGKDVEEFPRKDEIFTEKRGSLEEFEELEQFEKEKAEEVFKDSLNVTPEVLDVPSRPDSLEPDDQGEKLQDDDLAQDNAFDGLKNKLIEIEMAERSIEQALAGQQITTYDGGKVTSQAEKSMTDGTINEAGETANEVEEVASEIEKSTDEGKILMNKDNEGEKDDDKKRKKSVNEIEKIENIIKISIDKPDNSSNKTERSTDEMEEKVKDKVTESTSKTENLSTTEKSTNKIEQMKNKVETSINKIENLTKIAEESVSEIKKSTNKTSEKEISKNGIKESKHQAEILESKELIEDEKSTNRSEKSTNKKLSNVVEELAVKVQDTQSINSRSLRKDKITETVVCETDDDNNTASKSEAKNAPNELSKASTAGNAAIEGEISMTNLRGESGKTKERRKRETGKLPATSPLSLDIPYSYVLSEGSPCEIPDSVTTVIIPDRPCSSPVIADNSQLASTKESFIRSNITDKISQDEARKKDRGAAYGMEAFGEHIHPEVAVLPVDIDFVRGKRGVRASQDLLIAHQDLDRIKEEGEEEEEREDKGKETEIHREKEDDKQTVVQDKEKLAGTLENIAEHENEETEKVTAGFKDTEEIPSSDVPEQESPFDTMELILDINSGDEGKVDVAVECKSTLENSSEESGSTQDTRTTTSSDVKESTASNRSGVESPSTGAPIVPELNLDSLLDNTVSSFKITANDTVTREDNGSAKESDTTMSLIEPLTSDEMNQLILADAEEDLVAEELTESLLRELQAEEQAAQSLEADQSYREEHAEYEWLEKDPLLETNLKADVKSQDSIGLKGSPEDAQVAQVSEEKEKELDSEEEIAKELISSLDKDMQIRTSKEESKDNGDDVKSNLNVNDKSNQSVHSITIDEPEKKEHEVSSERIETLDNKEGVKTEIVSELSSSIADDRDKDIAITNKEAEESKLEIKEQIETEKAAPLAQFEQELLEQNSRPETADKKLVKNESANAIDNQEKLEDKQANIEVLENESSKSVSKIEELNIKHEENNQEKLQDQKEELNNREEREQKKSEIQEECEQNKLNIQEKNSQENSESQEKIVDVQAEPLETAESRKDSINESTKDNDKHEETKLIKHDEFVTNDQVEKQVENEKEEKIENLPAKIENVPITSTKSIQSSKDHSRGYWTMETKSSTVETVVEVNDSNTSTDEKTEAVADAPKIIEGESLAQKKDDVYSAVLKIQACTRGFLARRRMRKDLNSKPVSNEISSAQKTATDNHLLPQNPSNVREVRTGRQRLRREEALRNTTLSLENAFATGRLQHTGEFHDSVPLPLFDMTNSETNSTPSDDSLSKEVEEDPKQSDVAKSNTNNSGSTCRLKLL from the exons ATGTTGAGCCCGACTCCGTCGATCGATCGTCCCAGACTACATCCTGGCACAGGATACCTCATCGCCCCGCGAGTGCCACGCGGACTCGCAGCCGTGGTCGAAGGGCTCACGAGGGAGGTTCTACGTCATCGTCCTGAGGACATATACGTCTTTGCGGCCCACCACTTCGAGAAGCTGCTAAAGCTACGAGAGCAGTATCACACCGAAGAATACAGCGGCCGCGAGTACAACCATGAATTTAGTACCCGCGAGTTCAATCTGTGGCCCACCAAAGAAACCAAAGAAATCAGAAAGTCTCCGAATAGCAGCTGGTCCTTGGAGAAGGAGGTCGAGATCATCGAGAACCGCAAGAAGGTATCCAATAATGCGGCTGAGAGCCGGGAGAACGTTTCAACTGATAGAGAAAATCGGAAAGCGTCGAAGCAAACATGTTCGAAAGATCCTTCGACCACGAAGAGAATCTCGAAAAAGTTGAAAGAGAACGAGACGACGTCGGAGGCTCGCGCGACAAGAATCATCTCGCATATGTCCGCTCTTCACGGTCCCGGCAAGAATATTCAGACCAAGGATATCAAGCAGGAACTCAGGAAGAACAAAATAAGCGGTGACAAGGCGAAGGCGACCAATGGGGCGGAGAAAGGTGTTCGCGGCGAAAGACGATCCAAGACGAGGGTTTCCAAGTCGGATAAAAGTGCTGAAGAGGAGGCCGACCGCGCCACTACGTCAACAACGACGACGAGTTCAAGTAGAACCTCCGCTCGGAGACCCTTGAAGAAGGTGCGGCGAATCGAGACTGAATCTGAGACCGAGACGGAGCGTGAAGTCGCGGCTAAGTTGGAAAATaa CAGATCGAGCGTCAAGAGTAACAGTGCGAGCTGCGAGACGATTGCTCGAACCGGAAGCGGGGAGAGGAGATCGGAAGCACGGCTCTCCGCACATTCCTTCGAGAGGAAAGTATCGTCGAGAGCGCTCAGCATGGACCGCATCCGCGCGTACGTGTTGCGTAAGTTCGCGAGTACGGCGAGTCTCGAGGTTCTCCGATCGCCAACGTACGTGGAACAGGTGCAAGAGGTGATCGATCGCGCGGCGCCGATCATCAAGGAGAAGCTGGAGGAGATCAGGAGGCCGCGGGGAAAGCGCTCGAGATCGGTCGATCTTGCCTGGAACGACGAATCGTTTCGCCAGGACGTTCGAGACGGAAGGAAACGCAGCGTTAACGAGGAAGAAGCAGGCGCGAGAAAGAAAAGCGGAAATGAATCGGAAAGTGACGCGAAGAAAGAAGAGAACGAAAGGTCTGTTGGAAAAGACGAGGTAATTCTGAACGCGGaaggagagaagaaaaaagcgAGGAAGAGCAGCGGATCGGGCAAAAGATCGAGAAGGCGCAAAAATAACAGCCACGGCGACTTCGAGGTCGTCGATCAAGTCGACAGCAGCTCGAAGCACAGCGATAAATCAGAACAAGAGTCCGATGCGACACGCGATACCTTGGAAGCGAGATTAACCGCCACGCAGAATATCTTAGAAGACATTTCGAAATCGACGTGCGAATTGGGCGGCGCTCGCAAGATTGATTCCGCCGCGAGCGAACCGGCGGAGTCGGAAGTTTCCGATCATGTGAACATCTCCTTGCCGGTCGTAAGACCGCCGTCCTCCAGAAATTCTAAAAGTGCCACCAAAAACGGTTCCGATAATCTGACGCTACCGCCGATCTCGCCGGAAGCTCCAAAGTCGACGAAAAAGAAAGACGATCTGTCTTTGCCGGTTCTGCCGGCAGCTAACGGCAATCATTCCGCTAGGAAGTCGCAGGAGCAGGACGTTTCCAAGGATGCCGAGGAAGCCTCAACGACGCGCGATATTACGAGTGATATAGAAGACACAGCAATCCTTCCTGAAGACGTAATTGTAGATGCACAGAAGGATTCCAGCAATGATCGCCAGGACTTAATAtcagatgtaaaaattattgacgAAGAAAAACGTGGAAAAGATGTGGAGGAATTTCCTCGAAAAGATGAGATTTTCACTGAGAAACGCGGAAGTCTCGAGGAATTTGAAGAATTGGAGCAATTTGAAAAAGAGAAGGCGGAGGAAGTCTTTAAGGACAGCTTGAATGTTACACCAGAAGTACTAGATGTGCCATCGAGACCGGATTCGTTGGAACCTGATGACCAAGGTGAGAAACTTCAAGATGACGATCTTGCGCAAGATAACGCGTTTGACGGCTTGAAAAACAAACTGATCGAGATTGAGATGGCAGAACGGAGTATCGAGCAGGCGTTGGCTGGTCAACAGATCACGACGTATGACGGTGGCAAAGTGACGAGTCAAGCAGAAAAGTCGATGACTGACGGCACGATAAATGAAGCGGGAGAGACAGCTAATGAGGTGGAAGAGGTTGCAagtgaaatagaaaaatcGACGGATGagggaaaaatattaatgaataaagaCAACGAGGGAGAGAAGGACGATgacaagaaaagaaaaaaatcagtaaatgaaatagaaaaaatagagaatataataaaaatatcaatagaTAAACCGGATAACTCATCGAATAAAACAGAAAGATCGACAGATGAAATGGAAGAAAAAGTGAAAGATAAAGTGACGGAATCGACGagtaaaacagaaaatttaaGCACAACAgaaaaatcaacaaataaaatagaacaaaTGAAGAATAAAGTAGAGACatcgattaataaaatagaaaatttaacaaaaatagcaGAAGAATCAGtgagtgaaataaaaaaatcgacaaaCAAAAcaagtgaaaaagaaatatcaaagaatGGAATAAAAGAATCAAAGCACCAAGCGGAAATATTAGAATCCAAAGAACTAATCGAAGATGAAAAATCGACGAATAGATCTGAAAAATCGACAAACAAGAAATTGTCAAATGTCGTAGAAGAATTAGCAGTTAAAGTTCAAGATACGCAATCTATAAATTCGAGATCATTGCgcaaagataaaattactGAAACAGTCGTTTGCGAAACGGACGATGATAACAACACGGCGTCAAAGAGCGAAGCTAAAAATGCGCCAAATGAGCTTTCTAAAGCTTCAACGGCCGGAAACGCAGCGATTGAGGGCGAAATTTCAATGACAAATCTTCGGGGCGAGAGTGGCAAGACAAAAGAGCGAAGGAAACGCGAAACAGGCAAATTACCAGCGACGTCGCCGCTTTCTCTAGACATTCCGTACTCTTACGTTCTCAGCGAGGGCTCTCCGTGCGAGATTCCCGATTCCGTGACGACAGTAATTATCCCGGACAGGCCGTGTTCGTCTCCCGTGATTGCAGACAATAGTCAGCTCGCGTCAACGAAAGAATCGTTTATTCGCTCCAATATTACGGATAAGATTTCCCAGGACGAAGCACGGAAAAAGGATCGGGGTGCAGCATACGGCATGGAAGCTTTCGGCGAGCATATTCATCCGGAAGTCGCTGTTCTACCTGTCGACATCGATTTCGTGCGTGGCAAAAGAGGAGTAAGAGCGAGTCAGGACTTACTGATCGCACATCAGGATTTGGATAGAATCAAGGAGGAAGgtgaagaagaggaagagagagaggacaAAGGAAAAGAGACAGAGATCCATCGAGAAAAGGAAGATGACAAACAAACTGTCGTGCAGGATAAGGAAAAACTCGCTGGAACGCTGGAAAATATTGCGGAACACGAGAACGAAGAAACCGAGAAAGTGACTGCAGGATTCAAGGATACTGAGGAGATTCCGTCTTCCGATGTTCCCGAGCAGGAATCTCCTTTTGATACCATGGAATTGATACTTGATATTAATTCAGGGGACGAAGGAAAAGTGGACGTTGCCGTAGAGTGCAAGAGCACGCTGGAGAACTCATCAGAAGAGAGCGGGAGTACGCAGGACACTCGCACGACTACGTCGAGCGACGTGAAGGAGAGCACTGCGAGCAACCGATCGGGAGTCGAGAGTCCGAGTACGGGGGCACCGATAGTACCGGAATTGAATCTGGATTCTCTTCTGGACAACACAGTGTCGTCTTTCAAGATAACGGCGAACGATACGGTGACGAGAGAGGACAACGGCAGCGCTAAAGAGAGCGACACCACGATGTCCTTGATCGAGCCGTTGACTTCGGACGAAATGAATCAGTTGATACTGGCCGATGCCGAAGAAGATCTCGTCGCAGAAGAGCTCACGGAGAGTTTATTACGCGAACTGCAGGCGGAAGAACAAGCTGCGCAATCGCTGGAAGCTGATCAATCGTATCGAGAGGAGCACGCGGAATACGAATGGTTGGAGAAAGATCCGTTGCTCGAAACTAATTTAAAGGCTGACGTGAAATCTCAGGACAGCATTGGTTTAAAAGGCTCGCCGGAAGACGCACAAGTTGCTCAAGTTTCGGAGGAAAAAGAGAAGGAATTAGACAGCGAAGAGGAAATTGCGAAAGAATTGATAAGTTCGCTGGATAAAGATATGCAAATTCGCACTTCAAAAGAGGAATCTAAAGATAATGGAGACGATGTTAAGAGCAATTTAAATGTGAACGATAAATCGAATCAATCTGTACACTCAATAACGATTGATGAaccggaaaaaaaagaacatgaAGTTTCTTCGGAAAGAATTGAAACATTAGATAATAAAGAGGGTGTCAAGACTGAAATAGTCAGCGAATTATCAAGTTCCATAGCGGATGATAGAGATAAAGATATTGCAATAACGAACAAAGAAGCCGAAGAATCtaaattggaaataaaagaacaaatagAAACTGAAAAAGCTGCGCCTTTAGCTCAATTTGAGCAGGAATTGTTAGAACAAAATAGTAGACCGGAAACAgctgataaaaaattagtcAAAAATGAGTCTGCGAATGCTATCGATAATCAAGAAAAACTTGAAGACAAACAAGCAAATATTGAAGTTTTAGAAAATGAAAGCAGCAAAAGTGTGAgtaaaattgaagaattaaatataaagcatGAAGAAAATAACCAAGAAAAGTTGCAAGATCAGAAAGAAGAATTGAATAATCGAGAAGAACGTGAGCAAAAAAAATCGGAAATTCAAGAAGAATGCGAGCAGAACAAATTAAACATTCAGGAAAAAAATAGTCAAGAAAATTCAGAGTCACaagaaaaaattgtagatGTGCAAGCAGAGCCTTTAGAAACAGCAGAATCGAGAAAAGACTCGATAAACGAATCGACGAAAGACAACGATAAACACGAAGAGACTAAGTTAATTAAACATGATGAATTTGTCACTAACGATCAGGTGGAAAAACAAGTGGAAaatgagaaagaagaaaaaattgaaaatcttcCAGCGAAAATAGAGAACGTTCCAATTACAAGCACAAAATCGATACAATCGTCAAAGGATCATTCTCGTGGCTATTGGACTATGGAAACGAAATCATCGACTGTGGAAACAGTGGTCGAAGTCAATGATTCGAACACAAGCACAGATGAGAAAACGGAAGCAGTTGCTGATGCACCAAAAATTATTGAAGGCGAATCGCTTGCTCAGAAGAAAGACGACGTCTACTCGGCAGTTTTAAAAATCCAAGCTT GTACCCGAGGATTTTTAGCGCGTCGCCGCATGCGAAAGGACTTGAACTCAAAACCTGTTTCGAACGAAATTTCTTCAGCGCAGAAAACAGCTACG gaCAATCATTTATTGCCGCAAAATCCTTCAAATGTGCGAGAAGTCAGGACTGGAAGGCAACGTCTTCGGCGAGAGGAAGCTTTGCGGAACACCACTCTCTCGTTGGAGAACGCTTTCGCAACCGGTCGACTTCAGCATACCGGCGAATTTCATGATTCTGTACCGCTGCCATTGTTCGATATGACGAACAGTGAAACAAATTCAACCCCGTCGGACGACTCTTTGAGTAAAGAGGTTGAAGAAGATCCAAAACAATCTGATGTTGCAAAATCTAACACCAACAATAGCGGTTCCAC ATGCCGGTTAAAGCTGCTGTAA